From the genome of Flavobacterium luteolum, one region includes:
- a CDS encoding efflux RND transporter periplasmic adaptor subunit — MKHLLFIGIALAGLSLTSCKKEVENPETNSSFVLSDAMLKTTTTAEAVTEPLKNELSFYGKITADNNKMIDVYPLVGGNVMKVNVELGDYVKKGQVLATIKSTDVADFEKQSIDAKSDLLVAKNNLKVAQELFDGKLNSESDVLQAKSEVNKAQSQLSKIQETYKIYNIKAGSIYEVTAPISGFIIQKSINQDMLLRNDRSENIFDIAEISEVWAMANINEIDINKVKLGTSASVTTLSYPDKTFHGKVDKIYNVIDPETKAMQARIKLNNPDYMLKPDMNANIKLSFNENQSMIAIPSKAIVFDKSKNFVMIFKDRNNIETRQVEVYRVVGDTTYVSSGLKENEKVITNNQLFIYRALNE; from the coding sequence ATGAAACATCTATTATTCATCGGAATTGCATTAGCAGGTTTATCTCTTACAAGCTGCAAAAAAGAAGTTGAAAATCCAGAAACAAATTCGTCTTTTGTTTTAAGTGATGCGATGCTAAAAACTACAACAACAGCCGAAGCGGTAACAGAGCCACTAAAAAATGAACTTAGCTTTTATGGAAAAATCACAGCTGACAATAATAAAATGATCGACGTTTATCCGTTAGTTGGCGGAAATGTAATGAAAGTAAATGTTGAACTTGGTGATTATGTTAAGAAAGGACAGGTTTTGGCTACTATAAAAAGTACCGATGTTGCCGATTTTGAAAAACAATCAATCGATGCCAAAAGTGATTTGCTTGTTGCTAAAAACAATTTGAAAGTTGCACAAGAATTATTTGACGGAAAACTAAACTCTGAAAGTGATGTTCTTCAAGCTAAATCTGAAGTAAATAAAGCGCAATCTCAATTGAGTAAAATTCAGGAAACGTATAAAATCTATAATATTAAGGCTGGATCTATTTATGAAGTAACGGCTCCTATAAGTGGTTTTATTATTCAAAAAAGCATTAATCAAGACATGCTTTTACGAAATGACCGTTCTGAAAACATATTCGATATTGCAGAAATCAGTGAGGTTTGGGCAATGGCTAATATAAATGAAATTGATATTAACAAAGTAAAATTAGGAACAAGCGCTTCTGTAACTACATTGAGTTATCCTGATAAAACATTTCACGGAAAAGTGGATAAAATCTACAATGTAATTGATCCTGAAACAAAAGCCATGCAAGCCAGAATTAAGCTGAACAATCCAGATTATATGCTTAAGCCTGACATGAATGCGAATATCAAATTGTCTTTTAACGAAAACCAATCTATGATAGCCATACCTAGTAAAGCTATTGTGTTTGATAAAAGCAAAAACTTTGTCATGATATTTAAGGATCGTAACAATATTGAAACTAGACAGGTCGAAGTATACAGAGTTGTGGGAGACACTACTTATGTTTCTAGCGGATTAAAAGAAAACGAAAAAGTCATTACCAATAATCAGTTATTTATTTATCGTGCATTAAATGAGTAA
- a CDS encoding carbohydrate porin, whose amino-acid sequence MGKSVNILTFAMLFISVFSFSQEADSIRKYSLRFQMTSIYQYHPDFHADYSGTNSMNPKEEGALSLTSTLFFDLPLWKGATATFNPEMSGGQGLSQARGLGGFSNGETFRIGDAKPVVYVARMLLEQKFQFKGNKSLQLVFGKFGLSDYFDNNSYSHDPRTQFLNWSLMTYGAWDYAANTRGYTDGLYANYQFDSWQIRACLSAIPTYANGPNVEFNFKDSNAINVEIEKQIVFKNNDTSNIKLLGFRNIAGMGNYDEANSSFTTIPDIKSTRQSGRTKYGIGLNMDYTHGDNWGLFARISYNDGKNETWAFTEIDKSAQLGINLKGKMWNRKDDFGGIAIVANGLSGPHKEYQKLGGNGFMIGDGTLNYVTEQIVEVFYSFLVPNTKITLSPDYQFAMNPAYNKDRGPVQFLAIRFHTEF is encoded by the coding sequence ATGGGAAAATCTGTAAACATATTGACTTTTGCAATGTTATTCATCTCCGTGTTTTCATTTTCGCAAGAAGCTGATTCGATACGAAAATATAGTCTGAGATTTCAAATGACATCTATATATCAATATCATCCAGATTTTCACGCTGATTATTCAGGAACAAATAGTATGAATCCAAAAGAAGAAGGCGCTTTATCATTAACATCTACCCTCTTTTTTGATCTTCCGCTTTGGAAAGGAGCTACCGCCACTTTTAATCCTGAAATGTCAGGCGGACAAGGTTTGTCACAAGCCAGAGGATTGGGAGGTTTTTCTAATGGAGAAACATTTAGAATTGGAGATGCAAAACCAGTGGTTTATGTAGCAAGAATGCTTTTAGAGCAAAAGTTCCAGTTTAAAGGCAACAAATCATTGCAGTTGGTTTTTGGAAAATTTGGGTTATCAGACTATTTCGACAATAATAGCTATTCTCATGATCCCAGAACTCAATTTTTAAACTGGTCACTTATGACTTACGGCGCTTGGGATTATGCGGCAAATACAAGAGGATACACAGACGGATTATATGCAAATTATCAGTTTGACAGCTGGCAAATAAGAGCATGCTTAAGTGCCATACCAACTTATGCCAACGGACCAAATGTCGAGTTTAATTTTAAAGATTCTAATGCCATCAATGTAGAAATCGAGAAACAGATTGTTTTTAAAAACAATGATACCAGTAACATTAAATTATTAGGATTTCGAAATATAGCAGGAATGGGAAATTACGACGAAGCAAATTCTAGTTTCACTACTATTCCAGATATAAAAAGCACAAGACAAAGTGGCCGCACCAAATACGGAATTGGTTTAAACATGGATTATACCCATGGCGACAATTGGGGGCTTTTTGCGAGAATAAGTTATAACGATGGTAAAAATGAAACATGGGCATTTACAGAAATTGATAAATCGGCTCAATTAGGCATTAATCTAAAAGGAAAAATGTGGAACCGAAAAGATGATTTTGGAGGTATTGCAATAGTTGCCAACGGATTATCTGGCCCACATAAAGAATATCAAAAACTGGGCGGTAATGGATTTATGATTGGAGACGGGACTTTAAATTACGTAACAGAACAAATCGTAGAGGTTTTTTATTCCTTTTTAGTTCCCAATACCAAAATCACACTTTCTCCAGATTATCAATTTGCAATGAATCCAGCGTACAACAAAGATCGAGGACCAGTTCAGTTTTTAGCGATACGCTTTCATACAGAATTCTAA
- a CDS encoding DUF4294 domain-containing protein, whose amino-acid sequence MRLTTFLFILLVCFSSKAQVTPKENEQMGYILTEKDSILSDTIQLPEIIISKGQKMSPEEMKQFQILQNRVYKVYPYAKLASERLTALNNGMARLKTSREKKKYFKIVEDYLNNEFEERLKKLSRKQGQILVKLVHRQTGITTYELIKTLKSGFKAFVSNTTANLFDISLKEEYKPYDVNEDYLIETILVRAFESGRLVNQRPSHPIDYEDLSEKWQQKAKELKK is encoded by the coding sequence ATGAGACTAACCACCTTTTTATTTATATTACTAGTTTGTTTTTCTTCTAAAGCCCAAGTTACTCCAAAAGAGAACGAACAGATGGGATATATATTAACTGAGAAAGATTCTATTTTAAGCGATACAATTCAGCTTCCCGAAATCATCATTTCAAAAGGACAGAAGATGAGCCCAGAAGAAATGAAACAATTTCAAATTCTTCAAAATAGAGTCTATAAAGTATATCCTTATGCAAAACTAGCTTCAGAACGATTAACTGCTTTGAATAACGGAATGGCTCGTTTAAAAACAAGTCGCGAAAAAAAGAAGTACTTTAAAATTGTAGAAGATTATTTGAATAATGAATTCGAGGAAAGACTAAAAAAACTATCAAGAAAACAAGGACAGATTTTAGTAAAACTAGTTCATCGTCAAACAGGAATCACGACCTATGAGTTAATAAAAACATTAAAAAGCGGATTCAAAGCCTTTGTATCAAATACAACAGCCAATTTATTTGACATTAGTCTGAAAGAAGAGTACAAGCCATATGATGTAAATGAAGACTATTTAATAGAAACCATTTTGGTTAGAGCGTTCGAATCTGGTCGATTGGTGAATCAACGACCATCTCATCCTATAGATTATGAAGATTTATCAGAGAAGTGGCAGCAAAAAGCAAAAGAGCTTAAAAAATAA
- a CDS encoding M42 family metallopeptidase: MSTKSILKDTSIAFLESYLNNASPTGYESEGQKLWMNYLKPYVDTFITDTYGTAVGVINPDAPYKVVIEGHADEISWYVNYITEDGLIYVIRNGGSDHQIAPSKRVNIHTKKGIVKGVFGWPAIHTRLRDKEEIPKLSNIFIDLGCENKEQVEALGVHVGCVITYPDEFMILNENKFVCRAIDNRMGGFMIAEVARLLHENKKKLPFGLYIVNSVQEEIGLRGAEMIAHRIKPNVAIVTDVCHDTTTPMIDKKVEGDLKMGKGPVIGYSPAIQNKLRDLIVDTAEENKIPFQRHATSRATGTDTDAFAYSNGGVPSALISLPLRYMHTTVEMVHRDDVENVIQLIYEALLKIENNETFSYFK; encoded by the coding sequence ATGAGCACGAAATCTATCTTAAAAGATACTTCTATAGCTTTCCTAGAAAGCTACCTAAATAACGCTTCTCCAACAGGTTACGAAAGTGAAGGGCAAAAACTTTGGATGAATTACTTAAAACCTTATGTAGATACTTTTATTACAGACACTTACGGGACAGCTGTTGGGGTAATTAATCCAGATGCTCCTTATAAAGTTGTAATTGAAGGACACGCTGATGAAATTTCATGGTATGTAAACTATATTACTGAGGATGGTTTAATATATGTAATACGAAATGGAGGTTCTGACCATCAGATTGCTCCTTCAAAAAGAGTTAACATTCATACTAAAAAAGGAATTGTAAAAGGTGTTTTTGGATGGCCAGCAATTCATACTCGTTTACGTGACAAGGAAGAGATTCCAAAATTAAGCAATATCTTTATTGATTTAGGATGCGAAAATAAAGAACAAGTCGAAGCATTAGGTGTTCATGTAGGATGTGTAATTACATATCCAGACGAATTTATGATTTTGAATGAAAATAAATTTGTGTGCCGAGCTATTGACAATAGAATGGGTGGTTTTATGATTGCCGAAGTTGCTCGTTTATTACATGAAAACAAGAAAAAGCTTCCGTTTGGTCTATATATTGTAAATTCTGTTCAAGAAGAAATTGGCCTTCGAGGTGCCGAAATGATTGCTCATCGTATAAAACCAAATGTGGCAATTGTCACTGATGTATGTCACGATACTACTACTCCAATGATTGATAAAAAGGTTGAAGGTGATCTTAAAATGGGCAAAGGTCCAGTTATTGGATATTCTCCTGCAATTCAGAATAAGCTGCGTGATTTGATTGTAGATACTGCAGAAGAAAACAAAATTCCGTTTCAGAGACATGCTACTTCGCGTGCAACAGGTACAGATACTGACGCCTTTGCATATAGCAATGGTGGTGTACCATCTGCTTTAATCTCCCTTCCGTTAAGATATATGCACACTACTGTAGAAATGGTTCATAGAGATGATGTTGAAAATGTGATTCAGCTTATTTATGAAGCTTTGTTGAAAATTGAGAACAACGAGACTTTCTCTTATTTTAAATAA
- a CDS encoding efflux RND transporter permease subunit, whose amino-acid sequence MNKFIRNIIAFSLKNKAFTFFWVGILAVAGFISFKNMPIDAFPDVTNTQIIIITQWNGKSAEEVERFVTSPIEISMNSVQKKTSVRSITMFGLSVIKIIFDDGVDDTFARFQVNNLLKNVSLPDDVEPDVQPPYGPTGEIFRYIVKSNSRDSRELLTYQNWVIDKQLRSLPGVADLNVFGGQTKTYEVGVDPIKLAKYNITPLQVYNAVNAGNLNVGGDVIEKNGQAFVVRGVGLLKSKEDIGNIIVDDAGGNPILVKNLADVYESSMPRVGQTGIGDNDDAVEGIVVMRKGENPQETLALIKAKIKDLNDSVLPKDIKIETFYDRDNLMNFTTETVMHNLFEGIILVTVVVFLFMADWRTTFTVSIVIPLSLLFAFLCLKIMGMSANLLSLGAVDFGIIIDGAVVMVEGLFVVLDHRAHQLGMEKFNKIAKGSLIKKTGTEMGKAIFFSKLIIITALLPIFSFQKVEGKMFSPLAFTLGFALLGALIFTLTLVPVLSHILLNKNVKEKHNPFVNFWDRIVGKGFKWTFRHKVQTLIASLGLLAAVFFSAGFLGTEFLPQLNEGALWVTAELPMSTSLPESVKTAAIIRKDLETFPEVKKVLSQTGRSNDGTDPNGFGFIQLQVDLLPKAEWKRKISMDELINEMDNKLKVHQGITYNYSQPVIDNVAESVAGFKASNAVKIYGDDLNKLDELANEVLNKIKNIPGIKDAGILRNVGQPEISVILDREKMAAYGVTLSDAQAVLELAFGGKTATEKYEDEKKFDVRVRFSKEYRKDEKDLEEIKVPTISGIKIPLKEICDIKTITGPAFIYRDNTKRFIGVKFSVRDRDLGSTIAEAQKKVNELKLPTGYTTGWTGEFENQVRASARLAQVVPISLIGIFVLLFILFGNFKDSLLVLANVPFAIIGGIIALHITGMNFGISAGVGFIALLGICIQNGVILISEFHHNLKAKHSLEESIFRGVKARTRAVVMTALMASIGLMPAAISTGIGSESQKPLAIVIIGGLMTATVLTLLVFPILFWIFNRKKHVPIE is encoded by the coding sequence ATGAACAAATTCATAAGAAACATTATTGCTTTTTCCCTTAAGAATAAAGCGTTTACCTTTTTCTGGGTCGGAATATTAGCTGTTGCAGGATTCATTTCTTTCAAAAACATGCCTATCGATGCCTTTCCTGACGTTACCAATACGCAAATCATTATTATTACGCAATGGAACGGAAAAAGTGCTGAAGAAGTAGAGCGTTTTGTTACTTCTCCAATCGAAATTTCGATGAACTCCGTTCAGAAAAAAACAAGCGTTAGAAGTATTACCATGTTTGGATTATCGGTTATCAAAATTATTTTTGATGATGGTGTTGATGATACATTTGCCCGTTTTCAAGTAAACAATTTACTTAAGAATGTTTCTCTTCCAGATGATGTCGAACCAGATGTTCAGCCTCCTTATGGTCCAACAGGTGAAATTTTCAGATATATTGTAAAAAGTAACAGCAGAGATAGTAGAGAATTATTGACTTACCAAAACTGGGTTATCGACAAACAATTGCGTTCTCTTCCTGGTGTTGCCGATTTAAATGTTTTTGGAGGTCAGACAAAAACTTATGAAGTTGGAGTTGATCCTATCAAATTAGCAAAATACAACATTACACCTTTACAAGTTTACAACGCTGTAAATGCGGGTAACTTAAATGTTGGTGGTGATGTTATTGAAAAAAACGGACAAGCTTTTGTTGTGCGCGGTGTCGGTTTATTAAAGTCAAAAGAAGATATCGGAAATATTATTGTTGATGATGCTGGAGGGAATCCAATTTTAGTTAAAAATTTAGCTGATGTTTACGAAAGCTCAATGCCAAGGGTTGGACAAACTGGTATTGGAGATAACGATGATGCTGTTGAAGGAATTGTTGTCATGCGTAAAGGCGAAAACCCACAGGAAACTCTTGCCTTAATAAAAGCAAAAATAAAAGACCTTAATGATAGTGTTTTACCGAAAGACATAAAAATAGAAACTTTTTACGATCGTGATAATCTGATGAATTTCACGACCGAAACCGTAATGCACAATTTATTTGAAGGTATTATTTTGGTTACTGTTGTCGTATTTCTTTTTATGGCCGACTGGAGAACTACTTTTACGGTTTCTATTGTTATTCCACTTTCTTTATTATTTGCATTCTTATGTCTTAAAATAATGGGAATGAGCGCCAACTTATTAAGTTTAGGTGCAGTCGATTTTGGAATTATTATCGATGGAGCCGTCGTAATGGTTGAAGGTCTGTTTGTGGTTTTAGATCATCGAGCGCATCAGCTGGGAATGGAAAAATTTAATAAAATTGCAAAAGGTAGTTTGATTAAGAAAACGGGAACAGAAATGGGTAAAGCTATTTTCTTCTCCAAATTAATCATCATTACTGCTTTACTACCAATTTTCTCTTTCCAAAAAGTAGAAGGGAAAATGTTCTCTCCCCTAGCCTTTACATTAGGTTTTGCATTATTAGGAGCACTTATTTTCACTTTAACATTGGTTCCTGTTCTTTCTCATATTTTATTAAATAAAAATGTAAAAGAGAAACATAATCCTTTTGTGAACTTTTGGGATAGAATTGTTGGTAAAGGCTTTAAATGGACATTTAGACATAAAGTACAAACATTAATTGCTTCATTAGGATTACTAGCTGCAGTTTTCTTTTCTGCAGGTTTCTTAGGAACAGAATTTTTACCACAATTAAACGAAGGAGCTTTATGGGTTACGGCAGAACTACCAATGAGTACTTCACTTCCAGAAAGTGTTAAAACGGCAGCCATAATTCGAAAAGATTTAGAGACCTTTCCTGAAGTTAAAAAAGTCTTGTCTCAAACTGGACGAAGCAACGATGGAACCGATCCGAATGGTTTTGGATTTATCCAGCTTCAAGTTGATCTATTACCAAAAGCCGAATGGAAACGAAAAATTTCTATGGATGAATTAATTAATGAAATGGATAATAAACTCAAAGTACATCAGGGAATCACATACAATTATTCTCAGCCAGTAATTGACAACGTTGCTGAATCGGTTGCTGGATTTAAAGCTTCTAATGCTGTAAAAATTTATGGTGATGACTTAAACAAACTAGATGAACTTGCTAACGAAGTTTTAAATAAAATTAAAAATATCCCAGGTATTAAAGATGCCGGTATTTTACGAAATGTAGGTCAGCCAGAAATTAGCGTTATTCTAGATCGTGAAAAAATGGCAGCTTACGGAGTAACATTAAGTGATGCTCAGGCTGTTTTAGAATTAGCTTTTGGAGGAAAAACAGCAACTGAAAAATATGAAGATGAGAAGAAATTTGATGTTCGTGTTCGTTTTTCTAAAGAATATCGAAAAGATGAAAAAGATTTAGAGGAAATTAAAGTTCCAACCATTAGCGGAATCAAAATTCCTTTAAAAGAAATCTGCGATATTAAAACTATTACTGGTCCTGCGTTTATTTACAGAGATAATACCAAACGTTTTATCGGAGTTAAATTCTCAGTTCGTGATCGAGATTTAGGAAGTACAATTGCAGAAGCACAGAAAAAAGTAAACGAGCTTAAACTTCCTACAGGTTATACAACTGGCTGGACAGGAGAGTTTGAAAATCAGGTTCGTGCCAGTGCTCGTCTCGCTCAAGTTGTGCCTATAAGTTTAATTGGAATTTTTGTTCTTTTATTTATTCTATTTGGTAATTTCAAAGATTCTCTTTTGGTTTTAGCGAATGTTCCTTTTGCGATTATTGGAGGAATCATTGCGCTTCATATTACAGGAATGAATTTCGGAATTTCTGCTGGAGTTGGATTCATAGCCCTTCTTGGAATTTGTATTCAAAATGGTGTAATTCTAATATCCGAATTTCATCATAATCTGAAAGCAAAACATTCTCTCGAAGAATCTATTTTTAGAGGAGTAAAAGCCAGAACCAGAGCAGTAGTAATGACCGCTTTAATGGCTTCCATCGGATTAATGCCTGCAGCAATTTCTACAGGAATTGGATCAGAATCACAGAAACCGCTTGCCATTGTAATTATCGGCGGACTTATGACAGCAACTGTCTTGACGCTATTAGTATTTCCAATTTTATTCTGGATATTCAACAGAAAAAAACATGTGCCAATAGAATAA
- a CDS encoding TolC family protein → MKKLYAFLLLAFFNQVVMAQKTVTLQDCESQFLKKNLFLLASQYNIDASKALTIQARIWDNPTLSAELNAYNPERDKFFDIGKDGQKVFAIEQLIYLGGKKRNEVKLAQANEKLAELQFNDLLRTLKLQLRKSFYTVYYNTKNLENTDKQLAHIENLINSYSVQAQKGNIPLKDVVRLQSLYLNFKNERLEVVNNNIEEQANLKLLLNERENVIPVVSKDDSNKYLKIINFDLKSFEEQAIANRPDYLAKQKEIDANELNVKWQKSLSVPDVTLGANYDQRSGAFNNEANLTVGIPLPLWNKNKGNIKYAQTILEQSKIDKQNFELQLQTEITSAWTKWDESRQNYAVIKPTVNSDFEAVYNGMLTNFQKRNVSLLEFTDFMESYNQAIIQLNELKKKVVIAGEELNSTINKDLF, encoded by the coding sequence ATGAAAAAACTATATGCATTCTTGCTACTTGCATTCTTCAATCAGGTAGTTATGGCTCAGAAAACAGTCACTCTTCAAGACTGCGAAAGCCAATTCTTAAAAAAGAATCTATTTTTACTGGCATCCCAATATAATATTGATGCCTCGAAAGCATTAACCATTCAGGCTCGTATCTGGGACAACCCTACACTTTCGGCAGAATTGAATGCCTACAATCCTGAACGGGATAAGTTTTTTGACATTGGGAAAGATGGCCAGAAAGTTTTTGCAATTGAGCAGCTAATCTATCTTGGTGGCAAAAAGCGTAATGAAGTAAAATTAGCACAGGCTAATGAAAAGCTAGCCGAGCTTCAATTTAATGATTTGCTTCGTACATTAAAACTGCAATTACGCAAAAGCTTCTATACAGTTTATTACAACACTAAAAATCTTGAGAATACTGATAAGCAATTGGCTCATATAGAAAACTTGATTAATTCTTATTCTGTACAAGCTCAAAAAGGAAATATTCCCTTAAAAGATGTTGTTCGTCTGCAGTCATTGTATCTTAATTTTAAAAATGAACGTCTGGAAGTTGTAAACAACAACATAGAAGAGCAGGCCAATTTAAAATTGCTGTTAAATGAAAGAGAAAATGTGATTCCGGTTGTAAGTAAAGATGATTCGAATAAATATTTAAAAATAATCAATTTTGACCTTAAAAGCTTTGAAGAACAAGCTATTGCAAATCGTCCTGATTATTTAGCCAAACAAAAAGAAATAGATGCCAACGAGCTTAATGTAAAATGGCAGAAATCGCTTTCTGTGCCAGATGTTACTTTAGGAGCAAATTATGATCAGCGAAGCGGTGCTTTTAACAATGAAGCAAATTTAACCGTTGGAATTCCTTTGCCTCTTTGGAATAAGAACAAAGGAAACATCAAATATGCCCAAACCATTTTAGAACAATCCAAAATAGATAAACAAAATTTTGAACTGCAATTGCAAACTGAAATTACTTCTGCATGGACAAAATGGGATGAATCAAGACAAAATTATGCGGTTATAAAACCAACCGTAAATTCAGATTTTGAGGCAGTATATAATGGAATGCTAACCAATTTCCAAAAACGAAATGTAAGTCTTTTAGAATTTACAGATTTCATGGAAAGCTACAATCAGGCAATAATTCAGTTAAATGAATTAAAGAAAAAAGTAGTAATAGCAGGCGAAGAATTAAATAGTACCATCAACAAAGATTTATTTTAA
- a CDS encoding response regulator transcription factor, with the protein MKILLLEDDFTLSKEISAFFASKEFECVPYYDGSLLLKKYFPYEYDLIILDINVPGINGIDVCKGIRETDKKTPIIMLTAFSEIEDKLSSFDNGADDYLVKPFHFDELYARVQSLLRRKEVPQQTESKIVIKDLEILEEDMKVFRAGEEIKLTPKEFKLILILAHAKGKVLSKQFIAEKLWDYHIETNQNTIEVYINFLRKKIDKDHDTKLLRTKVGYGYYLSDQE; encoded by the coding sequence ATGAAAATATTACTACTCGAAGATGATTTTACTTTATCTAAAGAAATCTCAGCTTTCTTTGCATCAAAGGAATTCGAGTGCGTTCCTTATTATGACGGTTCTCTTCTTCTGAAAAAATATTTTCCCTATGAATATGATCTGATTATCCTTGATATAAATGTTCCTGGTATAAATGGAATTGATGTTTGTAAAGGTATTCGAGAAACCGATAAAAAAACACCAATTATAATGCTTACTGCTTTTAGTGAAATTGAAGATAAGTTGTCTTCTTTTGATAATGGTGCAGATGATTATCTTGTAAAACCTTTTCATTTTGATGAATTGTATGCGCGTGTACAATCTCTTTTAAGAAGGAAAGAAGTTCCGCAACAAACAGAAAGTAAAATAGTCATTAAAGATTTAGAAATCTTAGAGGAAGATATGAAAGTTTTTAGGGCTGGCGAGGAAATTAAACTTACACCAAAAGAATTTAAATTGATTTTGATTTTAGCTCATGCCAAAGGGAAAGTGCTTTCAAAACAATTTATCGCAGAGAAACTTTGGGATTATCATATCGAAACCAATCAAAATACAATTGAGGTTTATATTAATTTTCTAAGAAAAAAAATTGATAAAGATCACGATACAAAACTTCTCCGTACCAAAGTTGGATATGGTTATTATCTAAGCGATCAGGAATGA
- a CDS encoding sensor histidine kinase translates to MTLKNRISLLVSLLFTILFGLASTVIFILYSNYRKEEFRDRLEIKALSNIKLLVNVKQVDNQLLKIIDQNSINKLYDEKTLVFDSNYKLIYSSIDDAKINWSIDDLKYLKKNKTFFKQQGNYEVYGVFYDTNDKDFYALISATDDYGNRKLLFLRYTLVISYIFFTTICWLLTSFMVRKAMNPLNAFHQKIKNINENNLDTRIESKSSKDEIDLIAGEFNFMMDRIEISYQKQKEFTAHASHELRTPLSRMTSQIENAIADPETKPNTKSFLNTILADVNHLTELINSLLILSKIDNRNADYSEIQRIDEILFSSIEKINKTYPDFIILFEMEESEDLDTALEFKGNKNLLEIAITNVLKNAYIYSDNKQAQVKINTENGLLHLSISNSGSTLNDIEQKNLFQPFMRGENSKGITGFGLGLRIVNRILNLHNSYITYSIPSDNINLFCIIFRR, encoded by the coding sequence ATGACATTAAAAAATAGGATATCACTTTTAGTAAGTTTACTGTTTACCATTCTTTTTGGATTGGCTTCTACAGTGATATTCATTTTATACTCCAATTACAGAAAAGAAGAATTTCGGGATCGATTAGAAATCAAAGCGTTATCAAATATTAAATTATTAGTAAACGTAAAACAGGTTGACAATCAGCTTTTAAAAATAATAGATCAAAATTCTATTAATAAATTGTATGATGAAAAAACCTTGGTTTTTGATTCTAATTATAAGTTGATTTACAGCAGTATTGACGACGCTAAAATCAATTGGTCTATTGATGATTTAAAATATCTTAAAAAGAACAAAACCTTTTTTAAGCAACAAGGCAATTACGAAGTTTACGGTGTTTTCTATGATACCAATGATAAAGATTTCTATGCTTTAATTTCTGCTACAGATGATTATGGAAACCGAAAACTGCTTTTCTTACGATATACTTTGGTCATTTCGTATATCTTTTTTACCACAATCTGTTGGCTGTTAACTTCATTTATGGTGAGAAAGGCCATGAATCCTTTAAATGCTTTTCATCAGAAGATAAAAAATATCAACGAAAACAATCTTGATACCAGAATTGAATCTAAAAGCAGTAAAGACGAAATTGATCTTATTGCTGGTGAATTTAATTTTATGATGGATCGGATTGAAATTTCGTATCAAAAACAGAAAGAATTTACAGCTCACGCCTCACATGAACTGAGGACACCGCTTTCGAGAATGACTTCACAAATTGAGAATGCCATTGCTGATCCAGAAACCAAACCCAACACCAAGTCTTTCTTAAATACTATTTTAGCCGATGTTAATCATTTGACGGAGTTAATAAATTCCCTTTTAATTCTTTCAAAAATCGATAATCGAAATGCAGACTATAGTGAAATTCAACGCATAGATGAAATTTTGTTTTCTTCAATTGAGAAGATCAACAAAACATATCCTGATTTTATTATTCTATTTGAAATGGAAGAAAGTGAAGATCTCGATACTGCATTAGAATTTAAGGGCAACAAAAACCTTTTGGAAATTGCCATTACAAATGTTTTAAAGAACGCTTATATTTATTCTGATAACAAGCAGGCTCAAGTAAAAATAAATACTGAAAATGGTTTGTTGCATTTATCAATTTCAAATTCTGGTTCGACTTTAAACGATATCGAGCAGAAAAATCTTTTCCAACCCTTTATGCGTGGCGAAAATTCTAAAGGAATTACAGGATTTGGATTGGGTCTGCGTATTGTAAACCGTATCTTAAATCTTCACAATTCTTATATAACTTACAGCATTCCAAGTGATAACATAAATTTATTTTGTATTATTTTTCGTAGATAA